From Rhopalosiphum padi isolate XX-2018 chromosome 2, ASM2088224v1, whole genome shotgun sequence:
tcaaacattaaaaatgtgaaCATTTAatcaagttataaaaataatgaatttaaaaattaattagggGAATGAAACTGTATTTGTCAAATCAAGAAAGTACCAtgacaaataaaaacaacaaaaataagtgAGAAATATAGAATTTGTGGTGATGGTCATTACAGAGAGTGCGAGCAAAATGGTCAGTTTGATCAAATTATAAGGttcttaatacaaattattaaaacgtcATGTGTGTAAAACATTTTTGTCTGACGATAGCTGTCAGCTGATATACTTATATTGCAATgggttttataaacataaataaattacacaattttaaGAAAGATAGAAAACGAActcgtttttatattaaatgtcaaataagtaatagataataaaattgttttagttgtatcaacaaatataatgttataagttGTTTACACTActgattattgttttataacaaagttaaaaatatgcgttggttgatttaaaaaaaaaaagcgaagTACAATCGGTAgttgaactaattttattactttccgTTGGCTatcaaaatacaatacaaaatctAAATACAGCCATGATAatcatatcaataaaattatatttaaaatagccaTTAACAATTGAAATCCACAAATgatatatcaatatcaatataacTGTGTCgcgtcgtattataataaaattgtcatacgaataaataatcaatcgcattataataataatatatcattatatcgtGTTATTAAccttacaatttttaaacctGTATTTTAgctttattttttgatttttagctcATAGcattttattgtatgatattttacaataaattgtatgtaataactGAATTTAGATAGTGATTTGTTTAAGACTACTGACTAGTATATTTATCAACTATCGTTTAAATAAAGTACACTCAGCAAATAACCTCGTGGTTAAGGCCAACAACATGTTaacgtatgatattattactcaagccattacaaaatatatacacaagAATAATTAACATTGATTTTGTAGATACTAATTGGATCATttgttattaaactaaatttgtGTATGgccatattaataattgtaaaaataaaaaaaaatgaaatgaaagattgaaattgaaataaaatatattacaatttatacaatatatagcacatattattataatttggtgTAAATGAATTGTCTtttaatgacaaataatatattatattatatttatttgtataaagatttatagataaaaagaGGGctagtgggtatcgctctgctttatagtagagatggagagtaggtcactggtcagatgtgttaaattttaatccaatgacgggtatcattgtatacgaaaaacgattctgaacggaaattatttgtcagtcaatgataattagttggatatattagattattacctatattgaaattgtaatatatcgttattttacgcgatttcgtaaaaaattaaattgcatacgctcataaaatgttttctatattgatgctgttaataatatatttatgaattttcaatttcaaaattccttgcaaattttcgtgattttgatatatatcgaaaacatttgaactttaaatgcttataaacaaaatttgtgactaacgatttttgattttttttttactgcgataagtacaatttataataaaccttgtgttaaatttttttggatagccaaattttttttatcagcattttaataaaaaaaacttagaaaaatcgaaaatttcaattgtctataagtagcttaaaaatattttgaaaatttaatcgtaaatagataaccataatataaacatttggtgaaaatttcaagtatttaaaatgattcgtttttgagttaaagcaaaatcaaaaaatcgattttgtcgaaaagtggttatgcgtaaaaattcccgtttttccgttattttttcagggtttttcccgacgcttttgaaaactactggacattttttacttttaaccccCCAAAGTCCCAACaagatgaattttcctattcaaagaggggctgaagtcaaaaatcgaagcattattactactctaaaacgtgatgacagacacaaaaaaaaaaaaaataaataaaaaaacacacacatcattgtaaaatcaatacattcatcactccgttcagaatctaaaatgttaaCAGCTACGTaatgatgaaaaattaattaatccacATAACCATttacaataatactaaatatttaatgtaacacatgaattagtttttagttttgaatttaaaaaaggttTTCTTTTGATACGCTAATCTCTTAAAATCAGTCGGTATGTCATTTTCGTGATTAATAAGATTAACTTCCAATGCACCCCGATATTTCtatgttagttattattttgatttgatttttgtctttaattttttttataatttgtgctTGGATAAAATGCATTAACAATGGAAAAAATCgcctatccaaaaaaaaatttcacggAAATATGATAtcactaacaaaaataaataatatatatataatacaatttaacattaaacaattttccTGTCAGTTCGTAATCtcacattttcaaataatttaattatttttcaaaaataataacatgtttaaaaattttaaattacaatcacattttaatgtgaataataacaataaaacagtgcaattcaaaaataaattaatataatttataatttaataacaattcagTTCAAATACTAGttttatcgtttatatttatttaaaattagctCATCCGCGGGTTCTCCAAGGATTTTgacgtaaaatatattgtcgAATAGCGTTTGCAAGTTGTCCGGTAACAGTCTAaaagaaaataacataatatattttgtttgtttttttctctCATACGTATCGCATTAGAAGAACGTTTAGAGCTCAAACAAAGTTGTTCTCATACCTAATGATTGGTACCATAGTGAGCATGTGACCGGGAACCGAGAATATTCTCTGTTCTTCTAATATTCCTTTCATCATTTGACTACCAGCAACGTGCGTAGGTATTTCGGGTATTCTAAACACACGTCGACcagttattaataaacaatataaattatataaaacaacaagCATAAAATATAGTAGCTTATGTTATGGTATGTGTTTTACCTGATATCTAAAAACGATGAAACTTTCTCGTTGGTTTGTACGAAATATGGCAATATGTTCGTGGTCTTTACATCAGAGTTGAATTGTTTCAACTCGTTATGCAAACATTCCATCATACCTGCGTACATTCAGTGTAGacgttaataaaatagtatctatttatatattaataatacgggCCGATAGCTCTATaggaaaaaaacattattttaaacacataaagGGTAGatcttaacataaatatttttttttcaattgtttaaaattgacGATACGACGAATTGGCCAGAAtcgactaaaatataaaataatcgttgcacattattttaaaacttcatcgttttttttttttttttgacgataACATAAGCTTAGttatactgtaaaaataatgttgaataaaaaacatattatatattatatattcatataagtcAATTTGATTTCAaccattgtatttaatattatattatgtacctacacgcAGTATTggagatttaaaaatgtataactattttaagaGCCACCGCGTAAAAGtgtttcgacattttttaatcaactaAATTATagtgaaacattttaataataactagaaatatttaccatttataCCCCATTTAGAAACCGTATACGTGGATATATTAGCTACGCCGGCCATTGAAGACATCGAAGACATAGCTACGATATGTCCACTGTTTCTTTCCATCATCGATGGAAGAATTTCTCTGTTCatctgtacaaaaatattaacaatgaacaatattaatatagtaatggatataaatacatttctctttattttataaacacttatcgTATACAATTTACGCAGCTAACTGATAAACGCATTTGaatcgtaatatataatattttataactatacagCAGGGATTTTAATGcaatgtcaattttttttcaagttgtTTTAAACATAGTTTCTCCAGTGAAAAATGTGTTTTAGGCAATTTAATGTAACTTttagtttgtttgtttttcaaactaaacaaaatactaaaaaagcttttttcatgttttcaaaagtattttaattgaatgCTAATTTTCCTCAAcaaatgtatgtaattattaataaaatataagttatttagctattattaccaaaattactataattatacatcATTTAATCTTGTAATAAATACCATTATATTGGTTTAAGTACGGCGTGATCAGATAATGGCGAACAGGTAttgcgagtatataatattattaggtatgtaaCACTTATGACGACAGATGTTCTAATatcttcaaataattaaaaaagtattataataattttattttagtttttttcaggAACTTGCCTACACATCTGATCAGCTAGTCACTCATCGTATATAACTTTGCtttgattatttgaatatatataagaaaatctTCACTTTTAAgtttcaagtttaaattttgtttataagtcTTTTCTCATTTTGTATTACAAGtttgatttttagaataatatgtttttagttaaacaataaaataataatattagttaatttaataaaatgtatgtttaaactatgattgaaaaattcaaaaacctaACCTTTTgtggatgtattattattattaatattttttttttactttttaaaatcggataaatatattttagaggtgttttgttattaaataatctatgattttatgttattttaaataatttatgttaaacattCAAAGCCTTCACTTACTTATTATGTCAAAACTACGAAAAAGCAAATAGTTGTCAACAAGTAAAACTCACCCAAATATGAGCCATAAGGTTAACATTGATTTGGTCCTGGATAAATTGATCCTTTGATGGATCTATGTACAAATGTCCCCACACAATTCCAGCGTTGTTGACGAGTATATCGACCGGACCTAAATCTTCTTTAACTTTCGAGTGCAGACTCTTGATCTGATCTTTTTTTGAAACGTCACATTTGTAGTTAATGGCCACGCCTCCacaatcttttattatttgagCCGTTTCATAGTTTCCTGATTCATCGATATCCACGCAAGCAACCTTTGCACCCAATTTACCAAACCTAGTCGCGAGTTCACGACCTATTCCCCGAGCAGCACCAGTGATCTAAAaagaatagaaaataattattttatttttaattgaggtAGTTCGATGTCATAAATACCtatgatttaatatcaataaattattgtgttaaatttaattaatttcgttaaaaaataaaaagtatatttgatataatatcatcaaaactatcattagataatatataatagtatattatgtactttataaAAGCCAGATATAACGTACTTCAAACTACAATTTATAACACTAAAGTTAATAAGTAACCAACCTTTAATCTCTGTAACCTTAATCTGTGATCTCAATAACCTAATTACTTGTAATgtgaaattaaactaaatttgcacattatattaaatttattatctttaattaaaaaaaaaaattaaaattaaattgactattgtattgaaaataattataaatatttgatatgataaaactataaaaggatattatatacgcatattgATATCGTTTTTTTATGATTGCTATGTAGATAGTTcactattttataaagtaaataaatatgataaattaaaaaaaatatataatataaaaaattcacTAAAACAAACAGCAGCTGAAAAAtgcgaattaaaaatatttgtaactgttaacattatatttacatttgatCATACTCTGTTTCGCTATTGCTattcaattttcataaatataaaaaataacacataactACATAGTACATAGTACTTTATGTATCCCTCCGTATTATGTAACTTGTTATTTCAGATAACATGTTCAGTGTATATAACAACCCTTAGCGATTTCCTTATAACGTGAACAGTCGTATTgtattgcatttaaataaatagaccGCCCATGGTTCATTGTAGGTGTTCAAAAGGAgcacataatacatacatatataatatgcacggtAATAACATGaagatgttttaaaaatatttctcacTGTCAAAGAGCGAAAATACAAGCTTGATCTAGATAACAGCCGTACATAGGGTACCTTTTATTTGCATCAAATACGTATGCTTTTTTATTTAGGGTTATGTTTTTTGAAGCCCATTCATAATGGTCCAAACGTGCTTTGATGGTAAACGAACAAATCAAATACAACatacatcttatataatattatatcatacgatATACCTACAAGTTGTATCTTCTGGAGatttatacttgaaatattacGCTTAAAACCTCTTATTGAGTATTATTGTAgtgtatataactaaataatatattttgtgtcgtaaatttataataggttaATTATCAcacttaaaattcaaaatatttttctgatacgcaaaaatgttgttttttgatCGACATAAAAGTGAATTAATTGTGACgaaataccaaaatatatttaacttgaaACAATCTAATGTAGCTCTGTTGTagcagttaaaaattatttcaatattaccttcaaacaaaattaaaagtattaaaatgttatgatttattacaGTCGAGTGTAGCAAATAAAcaactatacctattatagaggtataacatgtttttttttatacaaataaagaaCTGGATATTATATGGCgtgtatcatatattttataatgtgtgtAATAACTAGATTTTTCACagacgaaaaaatatttatttttgaacatcTTGTTGACCTTTTTCGTTGTGTTATCGGGTTGCTGTAAATAGGgtaccatttttaattttgtatgtaaatttCTGTCTAGCCATATCGCATGTGTTTATAAACTaagtttaaagatatttttaaaatatttctattttaatatcattttcagACTTAGGactggtaatataatatgattataattgatCAGATtgagaatattaattttactgtgTATGATATGTatgattacaaatatataacaaaaaataaatattttagtcactggtaaaatatgaataaatttatgataatttttacacaCGGCCTAAatgaatatttacattaaattttgagGATAGCGATTGAACTAATCAATTGAACTTATCAAATTATACtgcaatgtaaattatattataattctaattaaaatattctgtcggaaaacataattaaaaatctatgcTGAAATTTCAAAagtagatacataaaaatcataaaaatgttctataaaacttgaaatattatatattataaaaatatacagcgTGTTAACGCTTATTGAGAACACTCAATAACTCTGTGTAGAGCCCTGCAATTtgaattctgatttttatttggttattatgacataaaaatacacatttgaatgtttttaacttaatttaggCATGCGCGTGCACAGTACAACTTTTTTTCTTACATGGTAgccacttattttaattatgtacttattatttgtttcctattttttgatgaattttggtAGTTTAACTGACTttctaaattcaaaatttaccgAGTTACAGCCTTACAGCTATTCAAccaaaaaaccttaaaatgcgaatgatttttatttttatttttttacagttattttgaaaataaatattcaagtatTGTTTAGGTTTGAAATTTTGACCCCTATTgatgatatttaaatgtttttatagttttatctattgtataatttccgctttaatttgtgtatttacttaattataacttatagtagaaaaaacgtaaataagtatatgttggttatttcattatatttaatggacctattgaaatgtattaataattaataaagtatgtaactattatttaagttataagtttatttagttattaattaattcaacgtacctataacttttttaaattgttgtccaAATT
This genomic window contains:
- the LOC132921928 gene encoding short-chain dehydrogenase/reductase family 16C member 6-like, whose protein sequence is MASNNLPADPLKFVLQMTVFILLLVPGILWALVKKFIPVKPKSVKGQVVLITGAARGIGRELATRFGKLGAKVACVDIDESGNYETAQIIKDCGGVAINYKCDVSKKDQIKSLHSKVKEDLGPVDILVNNAGIVWGHLYIDPSKDQFIQDQINVNLMAHIWMNREILPSMMERNSGHIVAMSSMSSMAGVANISTYTVSKWGINGMMECLHNELKQFNSDVKTTNILPYFVQTNEKVSSFLDIRIPEIPTHVAGSQMMKGILEEQRIFSVPGHMLTMVPIIRLLPDNLQTLFDNIFYVKILGEPADELILNKYKR